The Triticum aestivum cultivar Chinese Spring chromosome 3A, IWGSC CS RefSeq v2.1, whole genome shotgun sequence genome includes a region encoding these proteins:
- the LOC123056786 gene encoding uncharacterized protein, with amino-acid sequence MSLKGYHEASLHPPAAYDAAAAAAATAAAEWDWGEALLDRSAYMVDKKDHKKNHTSACHRFRRSLHDWEVEVEVEVEMQVSLFMAPPPRVSYFCCSASCTDDGDDHGEQEGAPRLFVREPWMIATEGDLALFTLCHGHNRAFYSESSNYDYFLYQAAASLAGSPELTRLPRPQPDMLPAFGNRCFPTGSIGVVRYRSNIPEDDDAYRIAALAYDYFDPSHSGYYLCTYDSKDPRWRRTPAASPHPPPPDDFLSSKVIITIRRSGSCSGSGSPRGIMGWVDLWSGMLLCDVLAATDDTLCTPLPLHYLTLPEPRQLRTELPLATDIGYHFRDIALANDSGIIRFVDLQVHAEPSPRSQTPSGWTLVTWTLEGLNGGLDALFFRQEHEIHSRDIYGYNLPRAMLDVQEVTGGLRGCWGVIGRDLIRRAGPPVKIRGAPVR; translated from the coding sequence ATGTCGCTCAAGGGCTACCACGAAGCCTCACTGCATCCGCCGGCCGCGtacgatgcggcggcggcggcggcggcgacggcggcggccgagtGGGACTGGGGGGAAGCCCTCCTCGATAGATCCGCCTACATGGTCGACAAGAAAGACCACAAGAAAAACCATACCTCCGCCTGCCATCGATTCCGGAGGAGCCTGCACGActgggaggtggaggtggaggtggaggtggagatgCAGGTCAGCCTGTTCATGGCGCCGCCGCCTCGCGTCTCCTACTTCTGCTGCTCCGCCAGCTgcaccgacgacggcgacgaccacgGGGAACAGGAAGGCGCCCCCCGCCTGTTCGTCCGCGAGCCTTGGATGATCGCCACGGAGGGTGACCTTGCCCTCTTCACTCTCTGCCACGGCCACAACCGTGCCTTCTACAGCGAAAGCAGCAactacgactacttcctctaccagGCAGCAGCCTCGCTGGCGGGGTCGCCGGAGCTCACCCGGCTCCCGCGACCCCAACCCGACATGCTGCCAGCTTTCGGAAATCGCTGCTTCCCTACCGGCAGTATCGGTGTCGTGCGTTACCGCAGCAACATCCCCGAGGATGATGATGCCTACAGGATCGCGGCGCTCGCCTACGACTACTTCGACCCCAGCCATTCCGGATACTACCTCTGCACCTACGACTCCAAGGATCCTCGGTGGAGACGCACGCCCGCTGCCTCTCCACACCCACCACCGCCTGACGACTTTCTGTCCAGCAAGGTCATCATCACCATCCGCCGCTCCGGCtcctgctccggctccggctcccccCGTGGCATCATGGGCTGGGTCGACCTCTGGAGTGGCATGCTCCTCTGCGACGTGCTCGCTGCCACCGATGACACCCTCTGCACCCCGCTCCCGCTCCACTATCTCACCCTTCCAGAGCCGAGGCAGCTGCGAACTGAGCTCCCTCTTGCCACAGACATTGGATACCACTTTCGGGACATCGCCCTAGCCAATGACTCCGGCATCATCAGGTTCGTCGACCTTCAGGTCCACGCCGAACCCAGCCCGCGCTCACAAACTCCTAGTGGCTGGACGCTGGTCACGTGGACCTTGGAGGGGCTCAATGGCGGTCTGGACGCCCTGTTTTTCCGGCAGGAGCACGAGATCCATTCCCGAGATATCTACGGCTACAACCTGCCCCGAGCAATGCTAGACGTACAGGAAGTTACAGGGGGTTTACGGGGCTGTTGGGGTGTGATTGGCAGAGATCTAATTAGAAGGGCAGGCCCACCAGTGAAAATCAGGGGGGCGCCAGTTAGATGA
- the LOC123060324 gene encoding WUSCHEL-related homeobox 8 isoform X1: protein MSSSGKFLARGVSQSWLRHCVKVITDEQIEVLRKQISIYAIICEQLIEMHRALTTHQDSIAGMSLDNLYCDPLMVHGGHKITARQRWTPTQMQLQILENIFDQGNGTPSKQKIKDITAELSQHGQISETNVYNWFQNRRARSKWKQAASSLPNNAESEAEGDEESLTDKKPRSDGSQQQNMAVRAHNPERISEMHRHFDAAERGQVRGPKMYGSSNDSSR, encoded by the exons atGAGCTCGTCCGGTAAG TTTCTCGCCCGGGGTGTCAgccaatcctggctccgccactgcgtcaAGGTGATTACGGATGAGCAGATAGAGGTGCTCCGGAAGCAGATCTCCATCTACGCCATAATCTGCGAGCAGCTCATCGAGATGCACCGTGCCCTCACCACGCACCAGGACTCCATTGCTG GTATGAGTCTTGATAATCTGTACTGTGATCCTCTAATGGTTCATGGAGGCCACAAGATCACCGCGAGGCAGCGATGGACACCAACCCAGATGCAGCTGCAGATCCTCGAGAACATTTTCGACCAAGGAAATGGAACACCAAGCAAGCAGAAGATAAAGGACATCACAGCGGAGCTCTCGCAGCACGGCCAGATCTCGGAGACCAATGTCTACAACTGGTTCCAGAACAGACGTGCACGCTCGAAGTGGAAGCAGGCAGCTTCTTCTCTACCAAATAACGCCGAATCCGAAGCCGAGGGGGATGAGGAGTCCCTGACCGACAAGAAGCCTAGATCAGACGGGTCACAGCAGCAGAACATGGCTGTGAGAGCTCACAACCCTGAGAGGATCTCAGAGATGCACCGTCACTTCGATGCAGCAGAGCGTGGGCAGGTCCGTGGTCCGAAGATGTATGGGTCCAGCAACGACAGCTCGAGATAG
- the LOC123060324 gene encoding WUSCHEL-related homeobox 8 isoform X2, with translation MHRALTTHQDSIAGMSLDNLYCDPLMVHGGHKITARQRWTPTQMQLQILENIFDQGNGTPSKQKIKDITAELSQHGQISETNVYNWFQNRRARSKWKQAASSLPNNAESEAEGDEESLTDKKPRSDGSQQQNMAVRAHNPERISEMHRHFDAAERGQVRGPKMYGSSNDSSR, from the exons ATGCACCGTGCCCTCACCACGCACCAGGACTCCATTGCTG GTATGAGTCTTGATAATCTGTACTGTGATCCTCTAATGGTTCATGGAGGCCACAAGATCACCGCGAGGCAGCGATGGACACCAACCCAGATGCAGCTGCAGATCCTCGAGAACATTTTCGACCAAGGAAATGGAACACCAAGCAAGCAGAAGATAAAGGACATCACAGCGGAGCTCTCGCAGCACGGCCAGATCTCGGAGACCAATGTCTACAACTGGTTCCAGAACAGACGTGCACGCTCGAAGTGGAAGCAGGCAGCTTCTTCTCTACCAAATAACGCCGAATCCGAAGCCGAGGGGGATGAGGAGTCCCTGACCGACAAGAAGCCTAGATCAGACGGGTCACAGCAGCAGAACATGGCTGTGAGAGCTCACAACCCTGAGAGGATCTCAGAGATGCACCGTCACTTCGATGCAGCAGAGCGTGGGCAGGTCCGTGGTCCGAAGATGTATGGGTCCAGCAACGACAGCTCGAGATAG